GTAATGGAAGAGGTTCGTTTATGTATCGTAATTTTATAAAACCACAAAAAGCCATGACTGCCAATGTAGGTTCGTATACTTATGAGCTTTCGGGCGAGATAACATTTACCGTAAGAACGATGCCGGGTGCTTCATTGGTAAGTATGGACTCTTTATTGAATGCAACTTTAAACGAATTTGATATATATAAACCCAATAACGATGATTTGAATCGTGCAGTAAACGAATATGAAAATAGTATATTAAAATCATTGGGAAGTGTGAGCAGCAAAGTATCACGATTGGCTTCGTATCAAACATTTTTGGGCAACCCCAATATGATAGGAGAGGAGTTATCAGCATATCATAAAGTAACTGCCAATGATGTAAAACGCGTTTTCAATCAATATATAAAAGGCAAACATAAACTAGTTGTGAGCACCGTGCCCAAAGGTAAAAAAGAATTAAGTGCAGCTCCCGATGATTATATAGTGGACTCGGCAGGATATATAAAACCCAAAGACCAGTATTCAGGCATTAAATATTTAAAAGCTAAGGATATTTTTGACCGTAACAAAAAACCAAATAGTAGTGCGGGATTAAATCCACCACATGATATTAATTACTGGCAAACAACTATTCCAAATAATATACCTGTATATGGAATTACAAATACCGAATTGCCTTTTGTTAACTTTAGGGTAGCTATGAAGGGAGGGCATTTACTCGACGGATATGATACCAGCAAAAATGGTTTGGCCAATATTACGGCGGCCATGCTCAACGAATCAACTTTAAAACATAGTGCTGAAGAATTAAGTAATATGATAGAGGTGACAGGTTCTTCTATATCATTTAATGCAAGTGGCGAATATATAACTTTGGATATAGAATGTCAGAAAAAATACTTACCTGAAGTAACCCGCATTGCCATCGAAAAAATAATGGAACCTAAATTTGATCTAGCTGATTTTTCGAGGGTTAAAAACCGATTGATGGAATCAATTGCCAACCAAAGTACTCAAGCCACCACCATGGCTTCGCAGTTATTTGCAAAATTGGTATATGGTCCCAATAATATCAACGCACTTCCAGCCGATGGAACAGTTGCCAGTTTAAAAAATATAACTATAGATGATGTAAAAGATTTTTACAAAAAGTATTTAAACTCATCCAACATGTATATAACCGTGGTGGGCGATATCGAACAACCAAATGCACTGCAAGCTTTGGCATTTGTGAGAATGTTGCCAAGCACAAACTATGATATGCCCGCCACGCCCAAAGAATATCAAACACAAAAAACAAAACTATATTTAATTGACAAACCCGGAGCTGCACAAAGTGAAATAAGAGTGGGTTACTTAGCTTTGCCTTATGACGCTTATGGGGTATATTATAAATGTACGGTGATGAATTACGTATTGGGTGGAGCCTTTAACTCGCGTATCAATTTGAACTTGCGTGAAAAAAATGGGTGGACTTATGGAGCCCGCTCTAGCTTTAGTGGGGGCAGTACTGCCGGACCTTTTTCAGTATCGGCTGGAGTGAAGAAAAATGCGACCGACTCAGCCATTCTTGAAATAATAAAAGAACTTGAACACTATAAGCAACAAGGTATTACCATAGAAGAAATGAACTTTACCAAAAACGCGTTGATGAATGCCGAAGATTTGAAATACGAAACCAATGGTGCAAAGTTGGGCTATTTAAATACCGTTGCCACCTATAACCTCACGCCGCAGTTTATGATGCAAAAATTTCAAACTTTGCAGCAACTTAGCGAATCTGCTATCACCCGTTTAGCAGGTGAGTATTTGCCCGTTGACCAAATGTATATAGTAGTGGTGGGAGATAAGAAAACGATACTGCCAGGTTTGGAGAAATTGGGGTATGAGATAGTAGAGTGATGGTTATCTTTGCATAGCTAAATTATTTAAATATAAGCAGCGTATACTCACCATACGCTGCTTTTTTAATTTTTTATTCTTTTACAATTTTAAAAGATTTATGATACCTTCCATTCTCTATTTTTAGAAAGTAAATTCCGTAACTCCTCGATTATATATATTATAATGTTTCCGCAATAATTCATAGCTATAAGTTGCGGTGGCCATGACTTATTGTTTAGAGTATGATAATCATTAACCCCCAATAAGGTTATTCTGTTTCTATCAACTATAC
The sequence above is drawn from the Bacteroidota bacterium genome and encodes:
- a CDS encoding pitrilysin family protein produces the protein MIFTKFNKHIAALSVALIIGTLCMAQATLVEEVKAQPGKTVIPYKKYKLKNGLTIIVHEDHSDPMVHVDVTYHVGSAREEIGKSGFAHFFEHMMFQGSEHVGDEMHFKYISEAGGNLNGTTNRDRTNYFETLPKDYLEMALWLESDRMGFLLDSVTKQKFEVQRSTVKNERGQRYDNVPYGLVGEFSAKNFYPYGHPYSWLTIGYVEELNAVDENDLKRFFMRWYGPNNATLTVGGDVSTDQVIKLAEKYFGTINQCPTVGKAPIDVPQLAADRHVNMEDNIRFPQLSIIYPGIPMGHPDEAALDVLCHILSNGRGSFMYRNFIKPQKAMTANVGSYTYELSGEITFTVRTMPGASLVSMDSLLNATLNEFDIYKPNNDDLNRAVNEYENSILKSLGSVSSKVSRLASYQTFLGNPNMIGEELSAYHKVTANDVKRVFNQYIKGKHKLVVSTVPKGKKELSAAPDDYIVDSAGYIKPKDQYSGIKYLKAKDIFDRNKKPNSSAGLNPPHDINYWQTTIPNNIPVYGITNTELPFVNFRVAMKGGHLLDGYDTSKNGLANITAAMLNESTLKHSAEELSNMIEVTGSSISFNASGEYITLDIECQKKYLPEVTRIAIEKIMEPKFDLADFSRVKNRLMESIANQSTQATTMASQLFAKLVYGPNNINALPADGTVASLKNITIDDVKDFYKKYLNSSNMYITVVGDIEQPNALQALAFVRMLPSTNYDMPATPKEYQTQKTKLYLIDKPGAAQSEIRVGYLALPYDAYGVYYKCTVMNYVLGGAFNSRINLNLREKNGWTYGARSSFSGGSTAGPFSVSAGVKKNATDSAILEIIKELEHYKQQGITIEEMNFTKNALMNAEDLKYETNGAKLGYLNTVATYNLTPQFMMQKFQTLQQLSESAITRLAGEYLPVDQMYIVVVGDKKTILPGLEKLGYEIVE